One window of the Nitrospira sp. genome contains the following:
- the tatA gene encoding twin-arginine translocase TatA/TatE family subunit has translation MFGLGAGEVLIILVIAFLLFGPKQLPEVGRQVGKAVKGFKETAEDLRKSVEPEINMIQQEVKMVEQDFQASMKEAEEEINAAGKQAEDGTKSISQSGQA, from the coding sequence ATGTTTGGATTAGGCGCCGGCGAAGTCTTAATTATCCTGGTGATCGCGTTTCTGTTGTTCGGGCCCAAGCAGCTGCCTGAAGTCGGGCGGCAGGTCGGGAAGGCCGTCAAAGGGTTCAAGGAGACGGCGGAAGATCTGCGGAAGTCGGTGGAGCCCGAGATCAACATGATTCAGCAGGAAGTGAAGATGGTCGAGCAGGATTTCCAGGCGTCGATGAAGGAAGCGGAAGAGGAAATCAACGCGGCCGGCAAACAGGCGGAGGACGGGACCAAGTCCATCAGCCAGTCCGGGCAGGCGTAG
- the tatA gene encoding twin-arginine translocase TatA/TatE family subunit yields MFGSFGWMELMLILIIVLIIFGAGKLPQLGEGLGKAIKGFKKSVHEADAIDVTPGEQPPVAPPQVQAQVMGQPEAVPPPQAAPVAQPGQTKQG; encoded by the coding sequence ATGTTTGGCTCCTTCGGCTGGATGGAATTGATGCTGATCTTGATCATCGTGTTGATCATTTTCGGCGCGGGGAAATTGCCGCAACTGGGCGAGGGGCTCGGTAAAGCGATCAAGGGATTTAAAAAGTCGGTCCACGAGGCCGATGCCATCGATGTGACGCCGGGCGAACAGCCCCCGGTGGCGCCGCCGCAAGTGCAGGCACAAGTGATGGGCCAGCCGGAAGCGGTGCCGCCGCCGCAGGCCGCGCCGGTCGCGCAGCCGGGACAGACGAAGCAGGGATAA
- a CDS encoding SAM-dependent methyltransferase, which translates to MSTLQDADALPQLIGDYKPLDQWQAHLNTLFYRLRGDQLRTYYQTFASADYRLAHALAADYFEKVVKRDKARGEGREVRGKSEDSPTPSPLPLAPSLVIHEWGPGNGNLAACFLSHLKTIDKAGQVYPRVKYVLVDWEQSVLDRALAHPGLAPHKDRVEAQLATVDHVSGAADQSVDRIICNELWNDLPTKLMAKNAGEIEEEFLRPNLSESLHATIQDWSGFVRAFEGKDIETLKTFPPFLDDLVWEKEYRKVEWKDVPYRKTITEFLKTIDEQVLVPINLGAFATLKEAKRLLAPGAVGFSAFDAGTADMQVLNDPDKPCYGQFGGQYSFMINFALVEAIAKHLGLGGIAIEPQREFVGRSLNTNVITLMDLLATHPSAGPKMQAWEQDRLVLKTIKALNEAYESPYSRMLEFPLQKNMPMEERETLNGMVLSLKRTGVPDTVAYLTEEELSATSRDLEAVGYDPDTLNVALTAPPSPIEYHHFLCK; encoded by the coding sequence ATGAGCACGTTACAAGACGCCGACGCATTGCCGCAGTTGATCGGGGACTACAAGCCGCTGGATCAGTGGCAAGCCCATCTTAATACGCTGTTTTATCGCCTCCGAGGCGACCAGTTGCGGACCTATTATCAAACCTTCGCGTCGGCAGACTATCGGTTGGCGCATGCGCTCGCCGCGGATTATTTCGAGAAGGTTGTGAAGCGGGATAAGGCGCGAGGCGAGGGGCGCGAGGTTAGAGGTAAGAGCGAAGATTCTCCGACCCCTAGCCCCTTGCCCCTAGCCCCTAGCCTGGTCATCCACGAGTGGGGACCGGGGAACGGCAATCTGGCCGCCTGTTTCTTGAGCCACCTGAAAACGATCGACAAAGCCGGGCAGGTCTATCCTCGCGTGAAGTATGTCCTGGTGGATTGGGAGCAATCGGTCCTGGATCGTGCGCTGGCGCATCCGGGCCTCGCGCCGCACAAAGATCGCGTCGAGGCTCAGCTGGCCACCGTCGATCATGTGTCCGGGGCCGCGGATCAATCGGTCGATCGGATCATCTGCAACGAATTGTGGAACGATCTTCCCACCAAGCTCATGGCGAAGAACGCCGGCGAGATCGAGGAGGAATTCCTCCGTCCCAATCTCAGCGAATCGCTCCATGCCACCATTCAGGATTGGTCGGGCTTTGTCCGGGCTTTCGAGGGCAAAGACATCGAGACGCTCAAGACCTTTCCTCCCTTCCTCGACGACCTGGTCTGGGAGAAGGAATACCGGAAGGTGGAGTGGAAAGATGTTCCGTACCGCAAGACGATCACCGAATTTCTGAAGACGATTGATGAGCAAGTGCTCGTTCCAATCAACCTGGGGGCCTTTGCGACATTGAAAGAGGCCAAGCGGTTGCTGGCTCCCGGCGCGGTCGGCTTCAGCGCCTTCGATGCCGGCACGGCGGATATGCAAGTGCTCAACGATCCGGACAAGCCCTGCTATGGCCAGTTCGGCGGGCAGTACAGTTTCATGATTAACTTCGCCTTGGTCGAGGCAATCGCGAAACATCTGGGGCTGGGCGGAATCGCCATTGAGCCGCAGCGGGAATTCGTCGGGCGGTCGTTGAATACGAATGTCATTACGCTCATGGACCTGCTCGCGACCCATCCGTCGGCCGGACCGAAGATGCAAGCGTGGGAGCAGGATCGCCTGGTGCTCAAAACCATCAAGGCGTTGAACGAGGCCTACGAAAGTCCCTACAGCCGTATGCTGGAGTTTCCGCTGCAGAAGAACATGCCGATGGAAGAGCGGGAAACGTTGAACGGCATGGTGCTCTCGCTCAAGCGCACGGGGGTGCCGGACACGGTGGCCTACCTGACCGAGGAGGAATTATCCGCGACGTCACGAGATCTCGAAGCTGTCGGGTACGATCCCGATACGCTGAACGTGGCTCTCACTGCGCCTCCCAGCCCGATTGAGTATCATCATTTTCTCTGTAAGTAA
- a CDS encoding ABC transporter ATP-binding protein has product MAAPDPVFPQYQLRNILDDILTQLGLLIRLERKMLGIIASYAVAIGMFLLCVPIAVQELVSTFSFAVQPSMIFTLALVVGCALTGAAAFRILQARAVETLQQRIYTRIAIAFTETLPRLQEESFLPQHAHRFAEADLLTRALVAMVADLFNVAVVGSIGMTMLVLFHPYFLLYNVTLVTGFVVLLTLFGRGGFLITLEMSRLNYEVYHWMQNIAANLPHLRAAGHSPYLMQKTDALTKAYARVRQRRSDLLTGRQYKAAALWQVVGHTGMIATAGMLVSTGQLTVGQFAAAELLAGQLLLNMDTLARRMVHMFFAFVAFREMNAFFSLPQDTHGAKAIVPMGHFGLEGVSIAARNLSFAHPNSAPLFEDLDLDVVAGEKIALLCQSNVQKTAMAKVLAGLLPPTGGVVRYNDMNLVEVSLESIDPYRGLMMDSQPTLLEGTIEDNLTLGRPAISHDDILRALHFVELDDEIDHFPDGLATQVTGHRDQFTLSQTLRLLLARAIVIRPHVLIIDGTLHNMVPALRETILRRLCSKDEPWSVIFVTNDPTFAAYVDRRVTVA; this is encoded by the coding sequence ATGGCCGCACCGGATCCCGTATTCCCTCAGTATCAGCTCCGCAACATCCTCGACGACATCCTGACTCAATTGGGGTTGCTGATCCGGCTTGAGCGCAAGATGCTCGGCATCATCGCGTCCTATGCCGTGGCCATCGGGATGTTCCTGTTGTGCGTCCCGATTGCCGTGCAGGAACTGGTCAGCACCTTTTCGTTCGCCGTACAGCCCTCCATGATCTTCACCTTGGCGCTTGTCGTAGGGTGCGCCCTCACGGGCGCAGCCGCCTTCCGCATCTTGCAGGCACGGGCGGTGGAAACCTTGCAACAACGCATCTACACCCGCATTGCCATCGCCTTTACCGAGACGCTGCCGCGGCTTCAGGAAGAGTCCTTTCTCCCGCAACATGCGCATCGCTTTGCCGAAGCCGATCTGCTGACCCGCGCCCTGGTCGCCATGGTGGCGGATCTCTTCAATGTCGCCGTGGTCGGGAGCATCGGCATGACCATGCTGGTCTTGTTCCACCCCTATTTTCTGCTCTACAACGTCACCCTGGTCACCGGCTTCGTCGTCCTGCTCACCCTGTTCGGGCGGGGCGGCTTCTTGATCACACTCGAAATGTCGCGGCTGAACTATGAGGTCTACCACTGGATGCAGAACATCGCCGCCAATCTCCCGCACCTGCGCGCCGCCGGACACAGCCCCTATCTCATGCAGAAGACGGATGCCCTGACGAAGGCCTACGCCCGCGTGCGGCAACGCCGCTCCGACCTGCTGACCGGCCGCCAATACAAAGCCGCGGCGCTCTGGCAAGTCGTCGGACACACCGGCATGATCGCCACGGCCGGCATGCTCGTCTCAACCGGCCAGCTCACGGTAGGCCAGTTCGCCGCCGCGGAGCTGCTGGCGGGACAGCTGCTCCTGAACATGGACACGCTGGCGCGCCGCATGGTCCACATGTTCTTCGCCTTCGTGGCCTTCCGGGAAATGAACGCCTTTTTTTCACTGCCCCAGGATACGCACGGGGCCAAAGCGATTGTGCCGATGGGACACTTCGGACTGGAGGGGGTCTCGATCGCCGCGCGCAACCTTTCCTTCGCCCATCCGAATTCGGCCCCGCTGTTTGAGGATCTCGATTTAGACGTCGTCGCCGGAGAAAAGATCGCCCTGCTCTGCCAGTCCAATGTGCAAAAAACCGCCATGGCCAAAGTCCTGGCCGGTCTGCTCCCGCCCACCGGCGGCGTGGTGCGCTACAACGATATGAATCTGGTCGAGGTGAGCCTGGAGTCGATCGACCCCTATCGCGGCTTGATGATGGACTCACAGCCCACGCTGCTCGAAGGGACGATCGAGGACAATCTGACGCTGGGCCGCCCTGCCATCTCCCATGACGATATCCTGCGGGCGCTCCATTTCGTGGAGCTGGATGATGAGATCGATCACTTTCCCGACGGCCTGGCCACGCAGGTGACGGGCCACCGCGATCAATTCACGTTGAGTCAGACGCTGCGCCTCCTGCTCGCCCGCGCCATTGTGATCCGGCCGCATGTCCTGATTATCGACGGCACCCTGCACAACATGGTTCCCGCGCTGCGCGAAACGATTTTACGCCGGCTGTGCTCCAAGGACGAACCCTGGTCGGTCATCTTCGTCACCAACGATCCGACGTTTGCCGCCTATGTCGACCGCCGCGTAACGGTCGCGTAA
- a CDS encoding MFS transporter produces MRRSIPRNVWIAGWVSFFMDVSSEMVYPLVPLFLTSSLGASKSVVGLIEGIAEAAASLLKLFSGVVADRFGKTKLLMGLGYGISTASRPLLALAPGWGMVLAARFTDRVGKGIRTAPRDAIIAASTPPERLGLAFGFHRALDTAGAVIGPALALVILSVWVADYRLVFWLSIVPGVVAVALIVWFINSDGPIPSTRPPREWSLRGLDPRLLKFLLVIGLFSLGNSSNAFMILRAEQVGVSPAWISALYLGFNIAYALLSVPAGMLADRIGPKKMILSGFVLFAMVYAGFALATHIWQIATLFIGYGLYMGLTDGVQRAYLSTLISADQQATGFGLYHMVVGLAILPASLIAGLLWDSIGPAAPFAFGATMALLSGLAFVWLAKNHSPAGV; encoded by the coding sequence ATGCGACGATCAATCCCGCGCAATGTGTGGATCGCCGGATGGGTCAGCTTCTTCATGGACGTCAGTTCGGAGATGGTGTATCCCCTCGTGCCGCTGTTTCTCACCTCATCGTTAGGCGCGAGCAAATCCGTTGTCGGGCTCATCGAGGGCATTGCCGAAGCAGCCGCGAGCCTGCTCAAACTGTTTTCCGGTGTGGTGGCCGATCGCTTCGGTAAAACCAAGCTCTTAATGGGGCTGGGCTACGGGATCTCGACCGCTTCTCGTCCGCTTCTGGCGCTCGCCCCAGGATGGGGAATGGTGCTGGCAGCCCGTTTTACCGACCGCGTCGGCAAGGGCATCAGGACTGCCCCGCGCGATGCGATCATCGCGGCCTCGACTCCGCCGGAGCGGCTGGGGCTGGCCTTCGGCTTCCACCGGGCGCTGGATACGGCGGGAGCAGTGATAGGCCCGGCCCTGGCCCTCGTCATTCTGTCCGTCTGGGTGGCAGACTATCGCCTTGTCTTCTGGCTGTCCATCGTGCCCGGCGTGGTAGCCGTTGCACTGATCGTCTGGTTCATCAATTCCGATGGTCCGATTCCCTCAACTCGGCCGCCGCGCGAGTGGTCGCTTCGTGGGCTCGATCCGCGTCTTCTGAAATTCCTGCTAGTCATCGGCTTGTTCTCCCTCGGCAATTCCAGCAACGCATTTATGATCCTCAGAGCCGAGCAGGTCGGAGTGAGTCCGGCCTGGATTTCCGCGCTCTACCTTGGCTTCAACATCGCCTATGCCCTGCTGTCGGTGCCTGCCGGAATGCTGGCCGATCGAATTGGACCGAAAAAGATGATTCTGTCTGGATTTGTGCTGTTCGCCATGGTGTACGCAGGGTTTGCTCTGGCGACACACATCTGGCAAATTGCGACACTCTTCATCGGCTATGGTCTGTACATGGGCCTGACGGACGGAGTGCAGCGCGCCTATCTCTCCACCTTGATCAGCGCAGACCAGCAGGCCACCGGATTCGGCCTCTATCACATGGTGGTCGGCCTGGCTATCTTACCCGCAAGCCTCATCGCCGGACTGCTGTGGGATTCCATCGGACCGGCTGCCCCCTTCGCATTCGGTGCAACCATGGCCTTGCTTTCAGGGTTGGCCTTCGTGTGGCTGGCCAAGAACCACTCACCCGCCGGCGTTTGA
- a CDS encoding glycosyltransferase family 2 protein, producing the protein MSPSPRPWASVVIPIKDERDNLTPLTERVLKVLSTREESKTAPFELVYIDDGSSDGSSELLDQLQQTYPAVRVLHFDRNYGQSSAFDAGFKHSTGDLVITLDGDLQNDPADIDKMLPLLRQFDLVCGWRTSRNDNLVRKLSSRIANAVRSAVTGDRVHDTGCSLKIFRRAVVDKLQLFTGMHRFFPALALMHGFTVTEIPVSHHPRAHGISKYGVGNRLFKSLYDLIAVRWMQHRCLRYRLRDQ; encoded by the coding sequence ATGAGCCCATCACCACGCCCATGGGCCTCCGTCGTCATTCCCATCAAGGATGAACGAGACAACCTCACGCCGCTGACCGAACGGGTGCTCAAAGTCCTCTCGACTCGCGAAGAATCCAAAACCGCGCCGTTTGAGCTGGTGTACATCGACGACGGCAGCAGCGACGGCAGCAGCGAATTGCTGGACCAGCTCCAACAAACCTATCCGGCGGTCCGCGTGCTGCACTTCGACCGGAACTACGGACAATCCTCCGCCTTCGACGCCGGATTCAAACATTCCACCGGCGACCTGGTCATTACGCTGGACGGCGATCTGCAAAACGATCCGGCCGACATCGACAAGATGCTGCCCCTGCTCCGGCAATTCGATCTGGTGTGCGGATGGCGCACCAGCCGCAACGACAATCTCGTCAGAAAACTGTCCTCGCGCATCGCGAACGCCGTGCGCAGCGCCGTGACCGGCGACCGCGTGCACGACACCGGCTGCTCCCTGAAAATTTTCCGGCGCGCCGTCGTGGACAAGCTGCAGCTCTTCACCGGCATGCACCGATTTTTTCCGGCCTTAGCCCTCATGCACGGCTTCACCGTCACCGAAATACCGGTCAGCCACCATCCCCGGGCACATGGGATTTCCAAGTACGGCGTCGGCAATCGGCTCTTCAAGAGCCTCTACGACCTGATCGCCGTGCGCTGGATGCAACATCGCTGTTTACGATACCGACTCCGTGACCAGTGA
- a CDS encoding four helix bundle protein, with product MRAGQERTRVYSHKDLDVWKRSMDLASTVYRLSAQFPKEEVYGLSLQARRSAVSIPSNIAEGAARNSSKEFIQHLYIALGSAAELETQLLLARQMDFLTETDPLQQLDQIRKMLIGLIQSVKQKPVTRRSSHVTSL from the coding sequence ATGAGAGCAGGCCAGGAACGAACACGTGTATATAGCCACAAAGATTTGGATGTATGGAAGCGATCCATGGATCTCGCCTCAACCGTCTATCGCCTTAGCGCCCAGTTCCCCAAAGAAGAGGTGTACGGCCTGAGCCTGCAAGCTAGACGCTCCGCGGTTTCAATCCCCAGTAACATCGCCGAAGGTGCCGCACGAAATTCGAGCAAGGAATTCATCCAGCACCTCTATATCGCCTTGGGCTCTGCAGCCGAATTAGAAACACAGCTTCTGCTGGCGCGACAAATGGACTTCCTGACAGAAACTGATCCACTGCAGCAACTCGACCAAATTCGGAAGATGCTGATCGGCCTGATTCAATCCGTGAAGCAAAAACCTGTCACGCGCCGCTCGTCACACGTCACATCATTATGA
- a CDS encoding lipid-A-disaccharide synthase N-terminal domain-containing protein, with protein sequence MITTDTIWIATGFLGQGLFFGRWIVQWLASERSASSKVPISFWYLSLVGGLITLAYAIYRKDPVFIAGQSIGGVVYVRNLMLIYRPNPSKPVTGSGAQVTGDK encoded by the coding sequence ATGATCACGACTGACACCATCTGGATTGCCACGGGATTTCTCGGCCAGGGCCTGTTCTTCGGCCGCTGGATCGTGCAATGGCTCGCCTCGGAACGCAGCGCCTCCAGCAAAGTGCCGATCTCCTTCTGGTATTTGAGTCTCGTCGGAGGCCTCATCACGCTGGCCTATGCCATCTACCGGAAAGATCCCGTCTTCATTGCCGGGCAAAGCATCGGCGGCGTCGTCTACGTGCGTAACCTCATGCTGATCTACCGCCCGAATCCCTCGAAGCCCGTGACCGGTAGTGGAGCCCAGGTAACGGGTGACAAGTGA
- a CDS encoding glycosyltransferase family 39 protein: MRQADAPAPSAGNASLVARHLCILLALCGILFFWNLGALGLTDRDEGRNAEAGREMLETGDWMSPTFNYEPRYAKPVLVYWLMGASYKTFGVSEFAARFPSALFGLGLVLMLYLFLARLRDANTGLLGALMLALNLQMIGLNRMALTDSVLIFFTTLSLFAFWLGFQTTRERRPWMWVCYAAMGIATLAKGPVGFLVPLIVVALYLSLTKQWRPFWQEGRPLAGTALTVLIALPWYAGMWWLHGSEYTASAQANTVGRFLKPMEGHSFGFLFYIPVLLLGFFPWSGWLLFAWPQTYKSWRAARKMNVTSDTSRVIESPDLSPVTCHSSHSDSLDWFAAAWIFGTFVFFTLSSTRLPHYIGPLFPAAAILTASYWARCVREPSTRGANASVHLVMWLGFILAGAMACLPWIYDTMLASKLTKEYPLATQLSLGHGPYIAATVLLVGMGLVGLFGLSDTRRNAAFWAASGSLFGVVLVLMIFILPAANRFFVAPQQELAYAAGLNLKPDEQLIAYGATRPSTAFYARRKVLFVGAGEEEKLRTALSQPGRSMILLPESFVGKLPGDLKNYQPILKRYGYLLLAREPMVNIPEGLLPPPPALEPKIFGH; the protein is encoded by the coding sequence ATGAGACAAGCCGACGCCCCTGCGCCCTCCGCCGGTAACGCGTCACTCGTCGCGCGTCACCTCTGCATCCTGCTGGCCCTCTGCGGCATCCTGTTCTTTTGGAATCTGGGCGCCCTTGGCCTGACCGATCGCGACGAAGGCCGCAACGCCGAAGCCGGTCGAGAGATGCTCGAAACCGGCGACTGGATGAGCCCCACTTTCAACTACGAACCCCGCTATGCGAAGCCGGTGCTGGTCTACTGGCTGATGGGCGCCTCCTACAAGACATTCGGCGTCAGCGAATTCGCCGCGCGATTCCCGTCGGCGCTCTTCGGACTCGGCCTGGTGCTGATGCTCTACCTGTTTCTCGCGCGCCTGCGCGACGCGAATACGGGGCTGCTTGGTGCGCTGATGCTGGCGCTCAATCTCCAGATGATCGGGCTGAACCGCATGGCCCTGACCGACAGCGTGTTGATCTTTTTCACCACGCTCTCGCTCTTCGCCTTCTGGCTGGGATTTCAGACCACGCGCGAGCGACGCCCCTGGATGTGGGTCTGCTATGCGGCCATGGGCATCGCCACGCTGGCGAAGGGACCGGTAGGGTTCCTGGTTCCTTTGATCGTGGTCGCGCTCTACCTGTCTCTCACGAAACAGTGGCGGCCCTTCTGGCAGGAGGGGCGCCCGCTCGCAGGCACGGCGCTGACGGTCCTGATCGCGCTGCCCTGGTACGCAGGCATGTGGTGGCTTCACGGCAGCGAGTACACGGCCTCGGCGCAAGCCAACACCGTCGGGCGCTTTCTCAAGCCCATGGAAGGGCACAGCTTCGGATTCTTGTTCTACATTCCGGTGTTGCTCCTCGGATTTTTCCCCTGGAGCGGCTGGCTGCTCTTTGCCTGGCCACAGACCTACAAGAGCTGGCGCGCGGCACGCAAGATGAACGTGACAAGTGACACGTCACGCGTTATCGAATCTCCAGACCTGTCACCTGTCACCTGTCACTCGTCACATTCCGATAGCCTGGACTGGTTCGCCGCTGCGTGGATCTTTGGAACGTTCGTCTTTTTCACGCTCTCGTCGACGAGACTGCCCCATTACATCGGCCCCCTCTTTCCCGCCGCCGCGATCCTGACGGCTTCTTATTGGGCACGCTGCGTACGGGAACCCTCGACCAGAGGCGCCAATGCCTCCGTTCACCTGGTCATGTGGCTGGGGTTTATCCTGGCGGGAGCCATGGCCTGCCTGCCCTGGATCTACGACACGATGCTGGCGAGTAAGCTCACGAAGGAATATCCGTTAGCCACCCAGCTCTCTCTGGGCCACGGGCCCTATATCGCCGCGACGGTCCTGCTGGTGGGGATGGGCTTGGTGGGGTTGTTCGGCCTGTCGGACACCAGACGCAATGCCGCCTTCTGGGCAGCCAGCGGATCGCTGTTCGGCGTGGTCCTCGTGCTGATGATTTTCATCCTGCCCGCGGCGAATCGATTTTTCGTCGCGCCGCAGCAAGAGCTGGCCTATGCCGCCGGATTGAACCTGAAGCCGGACGAACAACTGATCGCCTATGGGGCGACAAGACCTTCGACAGCGTTTTATGCCAGACGAAAAGTGCTCTTTGTGGGAGCGGGTGAAGAAGAGAAACTCCGCACGGCCCTGAGCCAGCCGGGCCGCTCGATGATTCTGCTGCCGGAATCGTTTGTGGGCAAACTGCCGGGGGATCTCAAGAATTATCAGCCGATCTTGAAGCGCTACGGCTATCTGCTCTTAGCCCGTGAGCCGATGGTAAACATTCCAGAGGGACTGCTCCCGCCTCCACCGGCCCTCGAACCCAAGATCTTCGGTCACTAA
- a CDS encoding phosphatase PAP2 family protein encodes MSVHSAHHASRVTHHWARFAALACLLVALACVFWGLRQLDGPTARYLRTITTPEGGGTLTIPWMAFVSHAGNWMGDGRQLLIVSAILLAVGWLLPASRGIATGIQTLWAHGLATVLVHTVKHLVGRPRPKFSASGEWSIAPSLASGFDSFPSGHTTATFALAVVLSRRFPLLAAIFIGMAAFVALSRVLRGSHFPSDVFGGWVLGTVSGMVAVNPWKDWFRSAESALYYAAIGTVWGFALFWALAVPVEAGREGLILTGAGALLVVVGVVSCIRARWSSQVAAITRSAQGPMLATAIGLSVMSTAPIVMASTGLLCVALWFRGEQAENVVEEPCWVPVVRDCELAGAVLLSLVILVALRGVLPLV; translated from the coding sequence GTGTCTGTGCATTCCGCTCATCACGCGTCACGCGTCACCCATCACTGGGCACGCTTCGCGGCCCTGGCCTGTCTATTAGTCGCCCTGGCCTGTGTCTTTTGGGGCCTGCGTCAACTCGATGGTCCGACGGCGCGCTATCTGCGCACGATCACGACGCCGGAAGGCGGCGGGACGTTGACGATTCCCTGGATGGCGTTCGTGAGTCACGCCGGGAACTGGATGGGCGACGGGCGGCAGTTACTGATCGTCAGCGCGATCCTGCTGGCCGTCGGCTGGCTGCTGCCGGCTTCGCGCGGCATCGCGACCGGCATCCAAACTCTGTGGGCGCACGGACTGGCCACGGTGCTTGTCCATACGGTCAAACATCTCGTCGGCCGGCCGCGGCCGAAATTCTCTGCATCGGGCGAGTGGTCGATCGCGCCGTCGCTGGCTTCCGGATTCGATTCCTTTCCGTCCGGCCATACGACCGCGACCTTTGCGCTCGCGGTTGTCCTGAGCCGCCGCTTTCCGTTGTTGGCGGCGATATTCATCGGCATGGCAGCATTCGTCGCGCTCAGCCGTGTGTTGCGCGGATCGCATTTCCCCAGCGACGTGTTCGGCGGATGGGTGTTGGGAACGGTGAGCGGGATGGTGGCCGTGAATCCTTGGAAGGACTGGTTCCGGTCGGCCGAGTCCGCGTTATATTACGCCGCCATCGGAACGGTGTGGGGCTTTGCTCTCTTTTGGGCATTAGCGGTTCCGGTCGAGGCCGGACGGGAAGGCCTCATTCTCACCGGGGCTGGCGCCTTGTTGGTGGTCGTCGGCGTCGTGAGTTGCATTCGCGCTCGATGGTCGAGTCAAGTAGCCGCTATCACGAGATCCGCACAAGGCCCGATGCTGGCGACGGCCATCGGGCTATCGGTGATGTCCACGGCGCCAATTGTCATGGCGTCAACCGGGTTGCTCTGCGTGGCGCTCTGGTTTCGTGGAGAGCAGGCCGAGAATGTCGTGGAAGAACCCTGCTGGGTTCCTGTGGTCAGAGACTGTGAGTTGGCGGGTGCGGTTCTGCTGAGTCTGGTCATCCTCGTGGCGCTTCGAGGCGTTCTCCCATTGGTCTAA